CCCGGCGTGCATACCCTGTTGCTGGATATGCTGGAGGAAACCAATCCCGCGGTGCGCGACCATGTGATCCGCGCCGTGGGGCGCTGCCGGTTGAAACAGGCCGGGCCGCGGTTGCTGGCGCTGCTGTCCGCCGAGAAGAACCCGGAGCAAAAGATATTCCTTTGCATCGCGCTGGGCGCTTGCGGCGGCGGGGAAGCGCTGCCGCTGCTTGAAGAACAGTTGGACGATCCCGCCGCCGAGGTGGCGGCGGAGGCGGTGCTGGCCATCGCCGCGGTTGGCGGCGAAGCGGCGGTGGATCGCCTGCTGCCGTATCTTGACGACCCAAGCTGGATCGTGCAAGACGCGGTGATTTGCGCGCTGGCCGGCATCCCGGTGCCCCGCTGCGCGGTGGCGGTCATCCGCTTTATGGAACGGCTGAAAAATGACGCGAACCGCGGCCTTTTGTTGCGCGCCGCCATCCGGACACTGGGACGCATCGGGGGCGCCGCGGAAATTGAAACCGTTCTCGGATTCCTGGGCGACGAAACGTGCCAGTACGAAGCGTTTGGCGCGGTGTGGCGCATTGTGCAACGAACCGGCTTTGGCATTCGGCCCCGCGATCTGGCGTCCCCTGCGGCGCGGCGGCTGGCCTGCACCGCCGCCGCCGTTTCCCCCGCGGCGGAGACCGCGGCGGAACTGGCCCTGATGCTGGAGGATCCGTACCCGTCGGTGCGGCGCGCGGCATCCCTGGCGTTGCAGGTGCGGAATGACATCGGCGCGGCGGCGCGGGCGCGGCAACGGTGCGCAAATGACGGCGATTTCTGGATGCGGGAAACCGCGAAAACCATTCATTGATTCGGAGGGATGCACGTGAAGATCATTCAGGAAAATTTTGGGAACGTACGGCTTTTGCGGCTGGACGGGAAGCTGGACGTACACTCAACCCCCGCCGTGCTGGAATTGGTGAATAACCTGATCGACGGCAATCAGGTCAACGTGGTGATTGATATGCGGCAGGTAAAGCTCATCTCCAGTTACGGCGTCGGGGCGATGGTCACCATCCTCAAGAACATCCGCGAGCGGGGAGGACACCTGAAACTGGCGGCCCTGCGTCCCGAAGTGAAGGTGCCGTTTGAGGTCACCGGGTTGATGCCGCAGTTTGAAATCCACGACAGCGTGGAAAACGCGATTAACAGCTTCTAACGGCGATAACGGAAAAACGGGAGAGGCGGCGGCATTGGCATTCCAGATGTCCGAAGAGGAATTAGCCCTCCTGACGGGGTACATCAGGGATCACACCGGCCTTGTATTCAGCGGCCCCCAGGAGCATCTGTTCCACAGGCGGGTAAAAAAGCGGATCGACGCCAACATGCTGCAGAGCGCCCGCGAATACTACCATTTCATCCGCTTCGACCCGAAGCGCGGCGACGAGATGCGCGAACTCATCAACCTTATCACGGTCAACGAAACCTATTTTTTCCGCGAGACTCCGCAGATGGCGCTTTTCAAGGAAGAGCTGCTCCCCCTGCTCAAGGAAAAAAACCGGCGCGAGAAGACGCTCCGCATCTGGAGCGCGGCCTGCTCCAACGGGGCCGAGCCGTACAGCATCGCGATTCTCATCAAGGAATCCGGCCTGTTCGACGGCGGGGATTGGCGCGTGGATCTGTACGGCACCGACATCAACGCCGAGGTTGTCCAGGCCGCCCGCCTGGGGCTGTATAACGCAAACGCCTTCCGCGGCATCGACGAGGCAATCCGGGAAAAATATTTTTCCCTGAAGGAGCCGGGGGTGTGGGAACTGGATCCCGGCATCCGCCGGATGGTACATTTTTCACTGTTGAACCTGTACAATCCGGCGCAGATAAAGCTGATGCGCAACATGGACGTAATACTGTGCCGCAACGTCATGATCTATTTTGACGCCGAGGGAAAAAAACGGGTGAGCGAGCACTTGTACGAGGCGCTCCGCCCCCTCGGCTGCCTGGTGATCGGCCAAAGCGAATCGCTTTTCAAGGTCACCACGTTCTACAAGATGGCGCCGATGGGCAACGTGCTGGTATACCAGCGTCCGGCGGCGGAGGACTGACATGGGCGATACGCCGCGGATACGGGTGCTGGTGGTGGACGACTCGCCGTTCATGCGGATGGCCATCTGCCGGACGCTGGAGCCGTCGGCCGCCATCGAGGTGGTGGGCCAAGCGCGCAACGGCGTGGAGGCGCTGGAGAAGGCGAAGGCGCTGGAACCGGACGTGATTACGCTCGATGTTGAAATGCCGCTGATGGGCGGGTTGGAGGCGCTGAAAGCGGTCATGGCCTGGCACCGTCCCATTCCGTGCGTGATGGTGAGTTCGCTCACCACCGAGGGGGCCGAAATCACCCTCTCCGCGCTGGACGAGGGGGCGATTGATTTCATCACCAAACCCTCCTCGCTGGCGGGGATGGACATTGGCCAGATGCAGCGCGACCTCGTGGATAAAATCGTGGTGGCCGCGCACATCCCGCCCGCCCGGCTCAAAGGACGCATCGGGCCGCCCAAGGCGCGCGCCCCCTTGCGGCTTGGCGCCACGGCCGGGAAACGGGGGGTGGAGGTGGTCTGCATCGGCATATCCACCGGCGGGCCGCCAGCCCTGCAACGGATTATTCCGGCCCTGCCGGTCAATTTACCCGTGGCGGTCGTGGTCGCCCAGCATATGCCCGCCGGTTTCACCAAGTCGATGGCCGAACGGCTAAACAGGACGAGCGCCATCGAGGTGAAGGAAGCCGAGGAAGGCGATATTATTTCCGCGGGGAGGGTTTTGGTGGCCAAATCCGGGATGCACCTCGTTTTTAACGAGAAGTACGGCAAGAAGATCGCCCATATAACACACCGCCCTGAATCGGAAAGTTATTTCCCCAGCGTCAACGTGCTGTTTGAATCGGCGGCACATTTCTTCGGCAACCGGACATTGCCGGTGGTGATGACCGGCATGGGAACCGATGGCACCGAGGGGTTGAAGGCGCTGAAAAAACAAGGCGCGTTCGCCATGGCGCAATCGGAGGAAAGCTGCGCGGTGTACGGGATGCCAAAATCGGCCATCGAAGGGGGGCTGGTCGACCGGATCGC
This region of Nitrospinota bacterium genomic DNA includes:
- a CDS encoding protein-glutamate O-methyltransferase CheR; this encodes MAFQMSEEELALLTGYIRDHTGLVFSGPQEHLFHRRVKKRIDANMLQSAREYYHFIRFDPKRGDEMRELINLITVNETYFFRETPQMALFKEELLPLLKEKNRREKTLRIWSAACSNGAEPYSIAILIKESGLFDGGDWRVDLYGTDINAEVVQAARLGLYNANAFRGIDEAIREKYFSLKEPGVWELDPGIRRMVHFSLLNLYNPAQIKLMRNMDVILCRNVMIYFDAEGKKRVSEHLYEALRPLGCLVIGQSESLFKVTTFYKMAPMGNVLVYQRPAAED
- a CDS encoding STAS domain-containing protein — its product is MKIIQENFGNVRLLRLDGKLDVHSTPAVLELVNNLIDGNQVNVVIDMRQVKLISSYGVGAMVTILKNIRERGGHLKLAALRPEVKVPFEVTGLMPQFEIHDSVENAINSF
- a CDS encoding chemotaxis response regulator protein-glutamate methylesterase — translated: MGDTPRIRVLVVDDSPFMRMAICRTLEPSAAIEVVGQARNGVEALEKAKALEPDVITLDVEMPLMGGLEALKAVMAWHRPIPCVMVSSLTTEGAEITLSALDEGAIDFITKPSSLAGMDIGQMQRDLVDKIVVAAHIPPARLKGRIGPPKARAPLRLGATAGKRGVEVVCIGISTGGPPALQRIIPALPVNLPVAVVVAQHMPAGFTKSMAERLNRTSAIEVKEAEEGDIISAGRVLVAKSGMHLVFNEKYGKKIAHITHRPESESYFPSVNVLFESAAHFFGNRTLPVVMTGMGTDGTEGLKALKKQGAFAMAQSEESCAVYGMPKSAIEGGLVDRIAGLDDMAGAIIEEL